GGTCAACGGCTCGATCATCTCCGGCGGCATCCTCTGCGTCGTCGGCACCGCCGCGCTCGCCGCCCTGCTGCCCACCTTCGTCCGCTACGACGGCCGCGACGGGCTGGCCCGCAAACAGGCCGAGGACGCGGCCTGGGCGGCCACCGCCGCCGACCGCGCCCCGGCCTGATCCGAGCCTCCCCTGCACCCCGCTGGCGTCAGCGGGCGAACTCCTCGACGATCGTCGCGCAGAACGCCGGCAGGTCGTCCGGCTTCCGGCTGCTGACGATGCCGCCGTCGACCACGCACTCCTCGTCGACCCACGCCGCCCCGGCGTTGACCAGGTCGGTTCGCAGGCTCGGCCAGGAGGTGATCCGCCGGCCCCGGACCAGGTCCGCCTCGACCAACGTCCACGGGCCGTGGCAGATCACCCCGATCGGCTTGCCCTGCTCGCGGAAGCTCCGCACGAACCGCACCGCCTCCGGGTCGGACCGCAGGAAGTCCGGGTTCGCCACCCCGCCCGGCAGCACCAGCGCGTCGTACGCCCCGACGTCCGCCTGGGCCACCGGCACGT
The nucleotide sequence above comes from Micromonospora pallida. Encoded proteins:
- a CDS encoding type 1 glutamine amidotransferase domain-containing protein; protein product: MSGRTLKGRRIAFLAADGVEEVEYVQPREAVEKAGARTELVSLRGGEIRSFNHLDPSTSYHVDVPVAQADVGAYDALVLPGGVANPDFLRSDPEAVRFVRSFREQGKPIGVICHGPWTLVEADLVRGRRITSWPSLRTDLVNAGAAWVDEECVVDGGIVSSRKPDDLPAFCATIVEEFAR